CGAGCCATACTCCAACAGCCTTTTCGTTGATGTGCAGAGGTTTATAGAATTCGTAGCAGGGAGTTCTGCTCTTCGTCTCAACGTCGCTTTGTCTCGTCGCCGGGAAAGACATGTCTTCCGctgctaatatatttttttgctgCCAGTGCGGCTGCACTTTTCCCTTCAATCTCGCCAACGCCGTAAATGGCGGCGACATCATCTGGTGCTTCCACTGCGGCAGAAGCGTCGTCCTCGCTAACCCAAACCCTGGAGTGGTCATTTTCGGCGACGAGCAACCCTCATCCAGTGACGATGATGATCCAGACCCTGCGCCTTTCGACGATGTTGACATGTTCCCTTCCTCCATCATCGGATTGCCCTCCGCGGGGTTCCTCAACGCCAGAGTGGTGTCTCTTGATGAGTTAGAGCAAGAATTCGAACAATGGTATGAGGAACCAATCGACCTCTCTGCTTCCAGCTCCGGCACCCAGTCAGCTTCGAGGGCCGCCGTAGAGGCCCTACCGGACGTCAAGATCTCCGTAGCAGCTCCGGGGGACGATCCGGTCGATTGCTCGGTTTGCATGGAGTCGTTCGACGCAGGCGAGGCGGTGAAGCAGATGCCCTGCAAGCACATGTTCCACGACCGGTGCATTCTCCGGTGGCTCGACTGCCACAACTCCTGCCCGCTCTGTCGATATGAGCTGCCCCGATGATTGTGACTGCATATTGTTCTGAACATAATGCACACACAAACATTGAATTGCTTTTTCTTCCTTGTATGTTTACTGAACATGTAGAAGTAGCAAACTTGGTTTCTTTGCTGAATATGATTTACAATCTGGATTTTGCGGCTCAATAATATTTACGTTATTTCGGTTTAGTTAGTTGATTGTCTTAGAATAGGATGCGCGACATACTCAAAAAGTTACTTGCAGTGTGGATCAATTAGGTGTTGGATGAAACAGGGCCAATGGATGGGATTTCCAGTTGACCAAATTAATGGGATTTCCAGTTTCCAGATTGGTATCAGCCATCCCAGCCAAAAACTCGGGTGAAGGATCAATATTGCTTGCTCTGGTCAATATTGACTTTTTTGTGGGACCGAATTTATCTGGTTACTGCATATTGGTTTGGCCATAAATAAGTTGTCAGGATTGCATGACCCAAATGTGGTGTCATGATGTGATGCTGGAAGAGAGTatgtttgcattcatagcaacttGTGTCGGCTGGTTTCTGATACAAGATGCAAGCGTCGATGAAGGCAACACAAGGATGCATAGGCAAGGTTCGGGCGAGGTACAGGGGGAACACGACAGAGTACATGCTCTGGTTGGCAAGCTGGAAGTCAACGGGGTGAGCCCTTATCCGGATAAGACCAGAGATAATTCCTCCTATCCGTTGACGAAAGTGGGAGTGGCTAGGGATTTCATGGCCCATCATaggctgttgatgttcttggagaCCAAAAATGGAGGTAAGAGGAGATATAAAAGGAAAGGACCACCTGTATTATCCTTGCAACCGTGGGAGCTCCAAGGG
This Musa acuminata AAA Group cultivar baxijiao chromosome BXJ1-2, Cavendish_Baxijiao_AAA, whole genome shotgun sequence DNA region includes the following protein-coding sequences:
- the LOC135611812 gene encoding E3 ubiquitin-protein ligase RING1-like, encoding MSSAANIFFCCQCGCTFPFNLANAVNGGDIIWCFHCGRSVVLANPNPGVVIFGDEQPSSSDDDDPDPAPFDDVDMFPSSIIGLPSAGFLNARVVSLDELEQEFEQWYEEPIDLSASSSGTQSASRAAVEALPDVKISVAAPGDDPVDCSVCMESFDAGEAVKQMPCKHMFHDRCILRWLDCHNSCPLCRYELPR